The following are encoded in a window of Castanea sativa cultivar Marrone di Chiusa Pesio chromosome 9, ASM4071231v1 genomic DNA:
- the LOC142610564 gene encoding remorin 4.1, whose amino-acid sequence MLNDQRASTSHEQDNQDEDEQIRDIHALTPPQPPPVNRGRRREAWETSSHRSSLSMASEGALSENFTSMSREFSALVVAGSTFDHTSNNETEGTINGNNLRRIGEEEMLEEENNPLAIVPDNSPLDPPVASPRRGATVIGGGSSTTSNQTEISVQRVKKEEVDSKISAWQNAKVAKINNRFKREDAVINGWESEQVQKATSWMKKVERKLEEKRARALEKMQNDVAKARRKAEEKRASAEAKRGTKVARVLEVANLMRAVGRAPVKRSFF is encoded by the exons ATGCTGAATGATCAGAGGGCAAGCACCAGCCATGAGCAAGACAATCAGGACGAAGATGAACAAATCAGGGACATCCACGCCCTGACCCCACCTCAACCTCCACCTGTGAATCGTGGTCGTCGCAGAGAAGCTTGGGAAACGAGTAGCCATAGATCATCTTTGTCCATGGCTAGTGAAGGTGCTCTGAGTGAAAACTTCACAAGCATGAGTCGGGAGTTCAGTGCCTTAGTGGTTGCAGGTTCAACTTTTGACCATACCAGTAACAATGAGACTGAAGGTACAATTAATGGAAACAACTTGAGAAGGATTGGAGAGGAGGAGATGCTAGAGGAAGAGAATAACCCATTGGCTATTGTACCTGATAATAGCCCATTGGACCCGCCAGTTGCATCTCCTAGACGTGGTGCTACAGTAATCGGAGGTGGCTCTTCAACAACAAGCAATCAAACTGAGATTTCAGTGCAAAGAGTGAAGAAAGAGGAGGTGGACTCGAAGATTTCGGCATGGCAGAACGCGAAGGTTGCAAAGATAAACAATCGGTTTAAGAGAGAGGACGCTGTTATTAACGGGTGGGAAAGTGAGCAGGTTCAAAAAGCAACATCATGGATGAAAAAAGTTGAG AGGAAACTAGAGGAGAAAAGAGCTAGAGCTCTGGAAAAGATGCAAAATGATGTGGCAAAAGCACGAAGAAAAGCAGAAGAGAAAAGGGCATCGGCGGAGGCTAAGAGAGGGACAAAAGTGGCCAGGGTTCTTGAAGTAGCCAACTTGATGAGAGCTGTTGGAAGAGCTCCTGTAAAACGGTCCTTCTTCTGA